Within the Tursiops truncatus isolate mTurTru1 chromosome 19, mTurTru1.mat.Y, whole genome shotgun sequence genome, the region AATCAGGAAAGTTTTCCTGAGAAGGGTGGTTCTGAAACAAGGTAGACTGAGGTAGGAAGAAAGGGATCCAGGgtccagacagagggaagagcaagggAAATGCCCTGGAGGCCAAAGAGAACCAAAAAGAGTCTGCTGAGGCCAGACCACCCAAAGCATGATGGGTAGAGTGGAATGTATGATGTGTGAGCCTTGTCAGGAGACTCCTGACTCTATCTGGGCTTAGTGCCCGGCTTACCTGCTGGAAGGCCTGGTTGAGGTGGCCCTGCTGCAGCAGCTGCAGGATATGGGCTTGCTGGGCTTGGCAGTCGAGGTGGGTGGTAGGGACAGGTGTGCCAGCAGCTGAGCGCATGGCCTGCATGATGCTAGAGGTGACGGCAGCCTGCTGCTCCTTGAGTGCCACACTCACCTCACCCTTAACAATGCGCTGCACCTGTGCTAAAATTGCCTCTTGCAGGCTGCAAAGGCAAGTGAGGGAGATGAGGCTGACAGGCAGTTGGGTCTGGCCCTTTCCAAACACACCACCTTGCTCAGTGCCCTGCCCACACACCTGCCCACAGCCACGTGCAGCTGGTGCTGCACCTCAGCCCGAACGCTGCTGGACACGGTAGCCGCCATCTGCTCCGTGGCTCCCTGCAGCGTGCTGACCAGGCCCCGCAGCTGGGCCAGCACGGGCTCCCGCGCCTCCTGTTCTCGTGCCTTTCGGCTCTTCATGTGGCTCTCCAGCTGCTGCAAGTCTGAGAAGTGACCATGGGGGCCATGAGAGGGATGGTAGGGAGAAGACGATAGCCCTTCCCTTCTTGGGGCATATGACCCTACTCACATTCCTGCGTGCCCAGTCGGAAGCTATCATTGATCTGCTGGAACATGGCCTGGCAGCTCTTCTCAAAGGCGGGCAGTACCACGCTCTGGAAGGCTTCACGGTAGGCGGCCTGCATCGGCCCCTGTAACGTGTCTGCGGCTGCTCGGGCAATGGCATCTGTTAAGTTCTGGGGGTGGAAGAAGGGGCCTGAGTTGAAAGCTGAGCCCAAGCCCACCAACCACCAACCTCCCTCACCTTGGGTCCCATAGCACCTTGGACTTCAGCAGCTTGGAGATATTCTCTTTCATGCTACCCTCCACGGCTGTGAGCTTGGTGGCCACTGAGTTGCTCAGTTGGCCTGCCACGGGCTCCAGACTCCTAGACACACCTGGGACAGGGTGAGGAGGGAAAGGTAGAGCCATGAGAAGAAGCTTGACAGGTAGGGGGCCCCACTCCCATCTGGCCCACCCAGAAGTCTCCATGCAAAACTCACATGGAGGAACCGTCTTCTTGATCTCATCCCGTATGCTGCGCTCCAGCCGCCCAGCCACAGCTGAAGATAGCGCTTGGGACAGCTGTTGCGTCAGCTGCTCCTGCAGCTGCCCACCACGCTGCTGTCCCTCGGCCAGTGCCCGCTCCAGTCGCCGCTCTGCATTGTAGCTAAGGAACAGGGCTGCAGCAGGTCCCATATCCCTTCCTGGGCCAAGAATGCTGCTGCCGCCCCATGCTGTGCCACTGCCCACAAGGATACGCTCCTGCTCGTGCCGTGACTCTAGGGCACGTTCTACGTGGCCCGTGACGGTGCTCTGCAGGCCTTCAAGTTGGGTGCACAGACGCTGTAGCAGCTCTTCTTGGCTGTGTCGAAGCTGCGCCAGCTCTCTCTGCTGTTGCCAAATTAGTGTTGGCCAGTCCTCAGGGGCCTCTGCCACCTGCCAGGAACACCAACAGTCACATGAAGCCCGCCCCGCCCAACCCCACACACCAGACCAGGGGAAGGCTTggaccctaccccacccccacaggCAGGAGTCCCAGAAGCAGAAAGGGTGTTTGCTCGCTCACCTGGTGCTCTGTGAGCCGGGATCCCACGGACGAATCCCTGCCACAGAGAAGCACCTCAGGCCATGTCAAGCAGGCAGCCTGAAGACCACCCCTCTCCCTGGCCCCAGGACCCGTCCTACCCGTCATCCTTTTTGCCCTTTCGCTTGAGCTTGGGTGAGGCCCGAGGGGATCCTTTGGTCTTCCAGTCCTTGGCAGGAAGACGTGGAGTGGGAACTTTGGTGCCAAAACCCCCTGCAGCAGAGGCCAGGCTGGCCACCTCATCATCATGGTCGctgtgggaagggcagggagagaaaTAGGCACCTACCCACTTGTTGGCCCTCCCTGTGAGAGGAACGGTGCGGGGTGGTGCCTACCTTTGCTCGGCACTGGCGTCCTGACTGTCGTGTTGCTGTAGCAGGTGATAAGGTGGTCGGTGAAAGGCCAGGCTCTTGTGCTTTTCCTGGAGGCCATTccgggggctggggggacaggCCAACTCAGCAGTGGATGACTCTATCTGAAGCCCCTACCATCAGCACATTTCCCACTCCTAAGCTCCTCACCTCTCTGCCAGGCTGCTGCAGGTCTCACGAGTAATGTCTGGTGCCGTAGGCCAGACCTGACTGTCAGGGGCCGTGGCCTCCTGGGTCAAGGCTGCCTCCAGGAGGGAAGGGGTACTATGCCGATCCCCATCCCCAGGGCCTCCATCCAGGCTAAGCTGGGGGCCAAGCTCGGGTCCCGGCCGGGGCCGTGGAGACAGCAGGTGTAGTGCTGAAGCAGCTGAGGCCATACTGTCTGGCTCCAGGCCCTCCGGAGCGGAGGAGCCAAAGCCACGGGACAGCGCCTCAGATGCGATCTCAGGGATATCCTGGGACAGGGCAGTGGAAGCCGAGGAGATAACATCGGGGGAGCGGGTGCGGCTGGGGGACGCCTGGGGTAGCCCCAGGGGCTCCACTTCCTGCAGCTCCAGGGATAGTGTAGAGGCAGCAGTAGGCACCTGAGGTAGGCCAAAGGTGGGAACTTAGGTGGTGGGAAGTAGGAGTAAAAGGAGTACAGAGACGAAGCACTGGTGTGTGTAGTGATGAGAGATGGGAcaacagggaagggggaggaaggtcAAAAATGGCCGCAGcccaggaggagaggaggtggggatggaAAGGCTGAGGATCTGCCCTTCAAGGACACCGGGGGCTGAGATACCCTCAGGGGAAACATGGACCACCTGAGGAAGAGCAGGACCAGAAGACAGGGTGCTGTGGGAGGAGACTGCCGCCAGGCTTCCCACTCCCATATACCTTCTATACTGCActtcacacacacccacatacgCACCTGCCCAGGCCCTTTGGGAGGCAATTTGTCGGCCGGACTTGGGAGCAGGCCAGGCAGGAGGCTACGTGGGCTTGCCTGCAGGCTGCTACTGCTGCTTATTGTCAGACCGCCATCCAGCTGTAGCTTGGGGCTCAAGGTCAGCTCCTCAGGTGGCCTGCTGGCAGGAAGGATGAAGTGTAAGCAGCCAGAGCCTGGCATCACCTGGCACCAGCCCCTGACACGCCCTAACTCTGACCCTCATTTCACCTGGGCAAGGAGGGGTCCACGGCCGAAGTACTGCTCATGGCAGACACCGCCGTAAGAGAggaactgctgctgctgctgctgctgctactgggAGATGCAGCGATCTGGGGAGATGTGGAGAACGAGGGCTGTGGCTGTGGGGGGCACTCCCAGGGCCTCCCGCCCTGTGCCCCACACTCTGCCCGCAGCATACCTGCTGCAGGGAGGTGCTAGGTGTCATGAAGGCGTCAGGTGTCATCAGCTTGGGCTTGGTCTCACTGCTCAGACTGAGGAAGTCGGCAGGTGCAGGCAGCTCCACGATGCGTCGGAGGTCAGACTGGGAGCCGTGAGTGGCCGATCCCAGGCCCTCAGAAGCCAGTTCTGGTCGAGACTCTCCAAATGCTGTGGGAAAAGCTGCCACTTGAGTCAGATCTCAGACTCCAGTCAGAACCTGCTTTCCTGTCACCCCCAACTCACCAAAGTCCTCATGGGCAGGGTGTGTAGGGAGCGGGACCACCACGTCAGGGTTCAGCTGTGGCTGGAAGCGGATCTGTACATCTTGCAATGCCCTGCAGGGAGAGCAGGGGGAGAATATGAGAGTCAGAGTCAGCAGGGTAGGGAGGGGCACAGACAGGGCACAGGCGGGCCTCCCCAGCACACTCACTTAGTGTGCACACAAAAGAGCTTGATGAGCACACCAGCTGCAGACTCCATGGCACCAGCTCCGTGGGTCCCATCTGCAAGGACAATGTGGACGACTAAGCCCCtggccctctgagcctcagcactCCCCTACATCCCAACACACATCCCTGACCCTGAGCAGCTCACCAGCCCCTAGGCTGTCATTCTCCTCCTCGGCTGGCAGCACCTCAGTGTGCCGCAGCCGGCAGCGACTCACAACCTGGATACCGAAGCTCAGCACAGGGTGGGTGAGCAGGAACTCAGAGATGGAGCTGAAGCAGGCACGGCCCTCCTCCTGGTTCTGCAGCAGTTCCATCACGTAGAGGACCTGCACAGGTAGCGAGTTCACAGCTGAGCTCAGGGGCTGGGTGAGCTGTGGATGTGCCACACACACCCTTGTCCTCCCTGATGATATCAGCTCTGCCCAGAGCGTCCCCACTGCAGCCCACCTTCCGTTGCACATCGCTGAGAATCAGGTATTCTGCTGAGAGGTCCAGGCAAACCTTGAGGCTTGGGGGCACACTCACTGAGCTGAAGATATCTGGGGAGAAGCTGGAGGGGGTGGCCACGAGGCAGGATGAATGAGACTGAGAGGGTGGAAGGAACccaaccctgcccctgcccagccccacagCCCCTGCTTACCGAATGGTCTGCAGGCAGGTCCAGGACACCGTGCACCACATCTTCAGCTCCCGATTCTGGTCAGCACCAGTAATAAGGAACCTCCAGAAGGGGACCCTGCAAAGCAACAAGGCACTGAGTGGCTGGCTGGGCCCCTGCTGGGAGCCCAAAGTCCAGCCCACCACCCTCTTGCCTGCCCACTCACTCACTCAGGATCCTGTTTCTTGTGGTTGTCACAGAacaggaggcaggagaggggccTCCCATCGTGAGGCTTCCACTCGTGCAAACACCTGCAGGCAGGTATATGAGTGGCCTGAGTGGGTGATCTGATCTCCTACCTGGGAGAGCCCAGGCCCTCAGGCTCCACCTTACCTTGGCTCATCCTGCCCCTCAATGTAAATCTGCCAGAACTTGACGAAGCCATCATGACTTGCGGTAGCCAGGACAGTCCCATCAGGTGAGAGGGCCCCTTCACTTAGGCACTGGGAAGAACCCAAAAAGCCTTGCTTTGCCACCTGACTAGAGGTGGGAGCAAGTCCTCCTCAGGTGAGGATGGCAGTGAGCTAGGCTGACCCAAAGCGGATCTGCGTGTTTGTATGAAAGACAATAAATGGGGGCGGGGTACTGTAGAGAAAACCAGCTCCATAGGGTGCATGGTTAGGTGTGAGTGCCACAGGAGACGGGTCCCTCTGTGCTCCGAGTACCCATGGCAGAGTGCTAGAAAGCTATGTGGGCAGCTGTGAGAACAGGGAATAGATGAGGGACAtaaaggggtggggagaggagggcagcAAAGGCAGTCAGTTGCAGGCTTACTGTGCTGTGGCCTTTTACCACGATGAAGCCCTGCTTGATCTGGCTGACATCCACGGGCCAGGTGCTGTGGTTGGAGCGGAGCATGTCCAGGTCCCACACCTCAGCCTAGCAGGTACAGGGAGGTGAGCGTTCAGCCCATGACCACACCATTGCTACTTggtcccctcctttccccccaggcccagccccctcACCCGGTCCTCATGCAACAGGGCCACCGTTGGGCTGCCCTCCTCACAGCAGTCCTCACTCTCTTCGGGGATGAAGGGGCACCAGATGATCCTGCGGAAGTGATTCAGTGGAGTGCCCTCTGGCTGTCGGATATGGACCAAGATCTCTTCTCTGAGCAGGGTGTTAAGGGCTAGGCAGGTGGATAATGATGTACGTCTGGCAGACCCAGCTCCGCCCACTTTTCTTCagtcccccatcccaccctgggAAAGGATACTGAATTTTGCCATTAACCAGGGCCAAGCGCCACACAAACAGGTTG harbors:
- the EDC4 gene encoding enhancer of mRNA-decapping protein 4 isoform X5, with protein sequence MPPINLQEKQVICLLGDDSSTCIGILAKEVEIVASSDSSISSKARGSNKVKIQPVAKYDWEQKYYYGNLIAVSNSFLAYAIRAANNGSAMVRVISVSTSERTLLKGFTGSVADLAFAHLNSPQLACLDEAGNLFVWRLALVNGKIQEEILVHIRQPEGTPLNHFRRIIWCPFIPEESEDCCEEGSPTVALLHEDRAEVWDLDMLRSNHSTWPVDVSQIKQGFIVVKGHSTCLSEGALSPDGTVLATASHDGFVKFWQIYIEGQDEPRCLHEWKPHDGRPLSCLLFCDNHKKQDPEVPFWRFLITGADQNRELKMWCTVSWTCLQTIRFSPDIFSSVSVPPSLKVCLDLSAEYLILSDVQRKVLYVMELLQNQEEGRACFSSISEFLLTHPVLSFGIQVVSRCRLRHTEVLPAEEENDSLGADGTHGAGAMESAAGVLIKLFCVHTKALQDVQIRFQPQLNPDVVVPLPTHPAHEDFAFPTAFGESRPELASEGLGSATHGSQSDLRRIVELPAPADFLSLSSETKPKLMTPDAFMTPSTSLQQIAASPSSSSSSSSSSSLTAVSAMSSTSAVDPSLPRPPEELTLSPKLQLDGGLTISSSSSLQASPRSLLPGLLPSPADKLPPKGPGQVPTAASTLSLELQEVEPLGLPQASPSRTRSPDVISSASTALSQDIPEIASEALSRGFGSSAPEGLEPDSMASAASALHLLSPRPRPGPELGPQLSLDGGPGDGDRHSTPSLLEAALTQEATAPDSQVWPTAPDITRETCSSLAESPRNGLQEKHKSLAFHRPPYHLLQQHDSQDASAEQSDHDDEVASLASAAGGFGTKVPTPRLPAKDWKTKGSPRASPKLKRKGKKDDGDSSVGSRLTEHQVAEAPEDWPTLIWQQQRELAQLRHSQEELLQRLCTQLEGLQSTVTGHVERALESRHEQERILVGSGTAWGGSSILGPGRDMGPAAALFLSYNAERRLERALAEGQQRGGQLQEQLTQQLSQALSSAVAGRLERSIRDEIKKTVPPCVSRSLEPVAGQLSNSVATKLTAVEGSMKENISKLLKSKNLTDAIARAAADTLQGPMQAAYREAFQSVVLPAFEKSCQAMFQQINDSFRLGTQEYLQQLESHMKSRKAREQEAREPVLAQLRGLVSTLQGATEQMAATVSSSVRAEVQHQLHVAVGSLQEAILAQVQRIVKGEVSVALKEQQAAVTSSIMQAMRSAAGTPVPTTHLDCQAQQAHILQLLQQGHLNQAFQQALTAADLNLVLYVCETVDPGQVFGQPPCPLSQPVLLSLIQQLASDLGTRTDLKLSYLEEAVMHLDHSDPITRDHMGSVMAQVRQKLFQFLQAEPHNSLGKAARRLSLMLHGLMTPSLP
- the EDC4 gene encoding enhancer of mRNA-decapping protein 4 isoform X4 is translated as MASSCASIDIEDATQHLRDILKLDRPAGGPSAESQRPSNAYNGDLNGLLVPDPLCSSDGTSTNKPGLRAMPPINLQEKQVICLLGDDSSTCIGILAKEVEIVASSDSSISSKARGSNKVKIQPVAKYDWEQKYYYGNLIAVSNSFLAYAIRAANNGSAMVRVISVSTSERTLLKGFTGSVADLAFAHLNSPQLACLDEAGNLFVWRLALVNGKIQEEILVHIRQPEGTPLNHFRRIIWCPFIPEESEDCCEEGSPTVALLHEDRAEVWDLDMLRSNHSTWPVDVSQIKQGFIVVKGHSTCLSEGALSPDGTVLATASHDGFVKFWQIYIEGQDEPRCLHEWKPHDGRPLSCLLFCDNHKKQDPEVPFWRFLITGADQNRELKMWCTVSWTCLQTIRFSPDIFSSVSVPPSLKVCLDLSAEYLILSDVQRKVLYVMELLQNQEEGRACFSSISEFLLTHPVLSFGIQVVSRCRLRHTEVLPAEEENDSLGADGTHGAGAMESAAGVLIKLFCVHTKALQDVQIRFQPQLNPDVVVPLPTHPAHEDFAFPTAFGESRPELASEGLGSATHGSQSDLRRIVELPAPADFLSLSSETKPKLMTPDAFMTPSTSLQQIAASPSSSSSSSSSSSLTAVSAMSSTSAVDPSLPRPPEELTLSPKLQLDGGLTISSSSSLQASPRSLLPGLLPSPADKLPPKGPGQVPTAASTLSLELQEVEPLGLPQASPSRTRSPDVISSASTALSQDIPEIASEALSRGFGSSAPEGLEPDSMASAASALHLLSPRPRPGPELGPQLSLDGGPGDGDRHSTPSLLEAALTQEATAPDSQVWPTAPDITRETCSSLAESPRNGLQEKHKSLAFHRPPYHLLQQHDSQDASAEQSDHDDEVASLASAAGGFGTKVPTPRLPAKDWKTKGSPRASPKLKRKGKKDDGDSSVGSRLTEHQVAEAPEDWPTLIWQQQRELAQLRHSQEELLQRLCTQLEGLQSTVTGHVERALESRHEQEQRRLERALAEGQQRGGQLQEQLTQQLSQALSSAVAGRLERSIRDEIKKTVPPCVSRSLEPVAGQLSNSVATKLTAVEGSMKENISKLLKSKNLTDAIARAAADTLQGPMQAAYREAFQSVVLPAFEKSCQAMFQQINDSFRLGTQEYLQQLESHMKSRKAREQEAREPVLAQLRGLVSTLQGATEQMAATVSSSVRAEVQHQLHVAVGSLQEAILAQVQRIVKGEVSVALKEQQAAVTSSIMQAMRSAAGTPVPTTHLDCQAQQAHILQLLQQGHLNQAFQQALTAADLNLVLYVCETVDPGQVFGQPPCPLSQPVLLSLIQQLASDLGTRTDLKLSYLEEAVMHLDHSDPITRDHMGSVMAQVRQKLFQFLQAEPHNSLGKAARRLSLMLHGLMTPSLP
- the EDC4 gene encoding enhancer of mRNA-decapping protein 4 isoform X1 yields the protein MASSCASIDIEDATQHLRDILKLDRPAGGPSAESQRPSNAYNGDLNGLLVPDPLCSSDGTSTNKPGLRAMPPINLQEKQVICLLGDDSSTCIGILAKEVEIVASSDSSISSKARGSNKVKIQPVAKYDWEQKYYYGNLIAVSNSFLAYAIRAANNGSAMVRVISVSTSERTLLKGFTGSVADLAFAHLNSPQLACLDEAGNLFVWRLALVNGKIQEEILVHIRQPEGTPLNHFRRIIWCPFIPEESEDCCEEGSPTVALLHEDRAEVWDLDMLRSNHSTWPVDVSQIKQGFIVVKGHSTCLSEGALSPDGTVLATASHDGFVKFWQIYIEGQDEPRCLHEWKPHDGRPLSCLLFCDNHKKQDPEVPFWRFLITGADQNRELKMWCTVSWTCLQTIRFSPDIFSSVSVPPSLKVCLDLSAEYLILSDVQRKVLYVMELLQNQEEGRACFSSISEFLLTHPVLSFGIQVVSRCRLRHTEVLPAEEENDSLGADGTHGAGAMESAAGVLIKLFCVHTKALQDVQIRFQPQLNPDVVVPLPTHPAHEDFAFPTAFGESRPELASEGLGSATHGSQSDLRRIVELPAPADFLSLSSETKPKLMTPDAFMTPSTSLQQIAASPSSSSSSSSSSSLTAVSAMSSTSAVDPSLPRPPEELTLSPKLQLDGGLTISSSSSLQASPRSLLPGLLPSPADKLPPKGPGQVPTAASTLSLELQEVEPLGLPQASPSRTRSPDVISSASTALSQDIPEIASEALSRGFGSSAPEGLEPDSMASAASALHLLSPRPRPGPELGPQLSLDGGPGDGDRHSTPSLLEAALTQEATAPDSQVWPTAPDITRETCSSLAESPRNGLQEKHKSLAFHRPPYHLLQQHDSQDASAEQSDHDDEVASLASAAGGFGTKVPTPRLPAKDWKTKGSPRASPKLKRKGKKDDGDSSVGSRLTEHQVAEAPEDWPTLIWQQQRELAQLRHSQEELLQRLCTQLEGLQSTVTGHVERALESRHEQERILVGSGTAWGGSSILGPGRDMGPAAALFLSYNAERRLERALAEGQQRGGQLQEQLTQQLSQALSSAVAGRLERSIRDEIKKTVPPCVSRSLEPVAGQLSNSVATKLTAVEGSMKENISKLLKSKNLTDAIARAAADTLQGPMQAAYREAFQSVVLPAFEKSCQAMFQQINDSFRLGTQEYLQQLESHMKSRKAREQEAREPVLAQLRGLVSTLQGATEQMAATVSSSVRAEVQHQLHVAVGSLQEAILAQVQRIVKGEVSVALKEQQAAVTSSIMQAMRSAAGTPVPTTHLDCQAQQAHILQLLQQGHLNQAFQQALTAADLNLVLYVCETVDPGQVFGQPPCPLSQPVLLSLIQQLASDLGTRTDLKLSYLEEAVMHLDHSDPITRDHMGSVMAQVRQKLFQFLQAEPHNSLGKAARRLSLMLHGLMTPSLP
- the EDC4 gene encoding enhancer of mRNA-decapping protein 4 isoform X2: MASSCASIDIEDATQHLRDILKLDRPAGGPSAESQRPSNAYNGDLNGLLVPDPLCSSDGTSTNKPGLRAMPPINLQEKQVICLLGDDSSTCIGILAKEVEIVASSDSSISSKARGSNKVKIQPVAKYDWEQKYYYGNLIAVSNSFLAYAIRAANNGSAMVRVISVSTSERTLLKGFTGSVADLAFAHLNSPQLACLDEAGNLFVWRLALVNGKIQEEILVHIRQPEGTPLNHFRRIIWCPFIPEESEDCCEEGSPTVALLHEDRAEVWDLDMLRSNHSTWPVDVSQIKQGFIVVKGHSTCLSEGALSPDGTVLATASHDGFVKFWQIYIEGQDEPRCLHEWKPHDGRPLSCLLFCDNHKKQDPEVPFWRFLITGADQNRELKMWCTVSWTCLQTIRFSPDIFSSVSVPPSLKVCLDLSAEYLILSDVQRKVLYVMELLQNQEEGRACFSSISEFLLTHPVLSFGIQVVSRCRLRHTEVLPAEEENDSLGADGTHGAGAMESAAGVLIKLFCVHTKALQDVQIRFQPQLNPDVVVPLPTHPAHEDFAFGESRPELASEGLGSATHGSQSDLRRIVELPAPADFLSLSSETKPKLMTPDAFMTPSTSLQQIAASPSSSSSSSSSSSLTAVSAMSSTSAVDPSLPRPPEELTLSPKLQLDGGLTISSSSSLQASPRSLLPGLLPSPADKLPPKGPGQVPTAASTLSLELQEVEPLGLPQASPSRTRSPDVISSASTALSQDIPEIASEALSRGFGSSAPEGLEPDSMASAASALHLLSPRPRPGPELGPQLSLDGGPGDGDRHSTPSLLEAALTQEATAPDSQVWPTAPDITRETCSSLAESPRNGLQEKHKSLAFHRPPYHLLQQHDSQDASAEQSDHDDEVASLASAAGGFGTKVPTPRLPAKDWKTKGSPRASPKLKRKGKKDDGDSSVGSRLTEHQVAEAPEDWPTLIWQQQRELAQLRHSQEELLQRLCTQLEGLQSTVTGHVERALESRHEQERILVGSGTAWGGSSILGPGRDMGPAAALFLSYNAERRLERALAEGQQRGGQLQEQLTQQLSQALSSAVAGRLERSIRDEIKKTVPPCVSRSLEPVAGQLSNSVATKLTAVEGSMKENISKLLKSKNLTDAIARAAADTLQGPMQAAYREAFQSVVLPAFEKSCQAMFQQINDSFRLGTQEYLQQLESHMKSRKAREQEAREPVLAQLRGLVSTLQGATEQMAATVSSSVRAEVQHQLHVAVGSLQEAILAQVQRIVKGEVSVALKEQQAAVTSSIMQAMRSAAGTPVPTTHLDCQAQQAHILQLLQQGHLNQAFQQALTAADLNLVLYVCETVDPGQVFGQPPCPLSQPVLLSLIQQLASDLGTRTDLKLSYLEEAVMHLDHSDPITRDHMGSVMAQVRQKLFQFLQAEPHNSLGKAARRLSLMLHGLMTPSLP
- the EDC4 gene encoding enhancer of mRNA-decapping protein 4 isoform X3; the encoded protein is MASSCASIDIEDATQHLRDILKLDRPAGGPSAESQRPSNAYNGDLNGLLVPDPLCSSDGTSTNKPGLRAMPPINLQEKQVICLLGDDSSTCIGILAKEVEIVASSDSSISSKARGSNKVKIQPVAKYDWEQKYYYGNLIAVSNSFLAYAIRAANNGSAMVRVISVSTSERTLLKGFTGSVADLAFAHLNSPQLACLDEAGNLFVWRLALVNGKIQEEILVHIRQPEGTPLNHFRRIIWCPFIPEESEDCCEEGSPTVALLHEDRAEVWDLDMLRSNHSTWPVDVSQIKQGFIVVKGHSTCLSEGALSPDGTVLATASHDGFVKFWQIYIEGQDEPRCLHEWKPHDGRPLSCLLFCDNHKKQDPEVPFWRFLITGADQNRELKMWCTVSWTCLQTIRFSPDIFSSVSVPPSLKVCLDLSAEYLILSDVQRKVLYVMELLQNQEEGRACFSSISEFLLTHPVLSFGIQVVSRCRLRHTEVLPAEEENDSLGADGTHGAGAMESAAGVLIKLFCVHTKALQDVQIRFQPQLNPDVVVPLPTHPAHEDFAFPTAFGESRPELASEGLGSATHGSQSDLRRIVELPAPADFLSLSSETKPKLMTPDAFMTPSTSLQQIAASPSSSSSSSSSSSLTAVSAMSSTSAVDPSLPSRPPEELTLSPKLQLDGGLTISSSSSLQASPRSLLPGLLPSPADKLPPKGPGQVPTAASTLSLELQEVEPLGLPQASPSRTRSPDVISSASTALSQDIPEIASEALSRGFGSSAPEGLEPDSMASAASALHLLSPRPRPGPELGPQLSLDGGPGDGDRHSTPSLLEAALTQEATAPDSQVWPTAPDITRETCSSLAESPRNGLQEKHKSLAFHRPPYHLLQQHDSQDASAEQSDHDDEVASLASAAGGFGTKVPTPRLPAKDWKTKGSPRASPKLKRKGKKDDGDSSVGSRLTEHQVAEAPEDWPTLIWQQQRELAQLRHSQEELLQRLCTQLEGLQSTVTGHVERALESRHEQEQRRLERALAEGQQRGGQLQEQLTQQLSQALSSAVAGRLERSIRDEIKKTVPPCVSRSLEPVAGQLSNSVATKLTAVEGSMKENISKLLKSKNLTDAIARAAADTLQGPMQAAYREAFQSVVLPAFEKSCQAMFQQINDSFRLGTQEYLQQLESHMKSRKAREQEAREPVLAQLRGLVSTLQGATEQMAATVSSSVRAEVQHQLHVAVGSLQEAILAQVQRIVKGEVSVALKEQQAAVTSSIMQAMRSAAGTPVPTTHLDCQAQQAHILQLLQQGHLNQAFQQALTAADLNLVLYVCETVDPGQVFGQPPCPLSQPVLLSLIQQLASDLGTRTDLKLSYLEEAVMHLDHSDPITRDHMGSVMAQVRQKLFQFLQAEPHNSLGKAARRLSLMLHGLMTPSLP
- the EDC4 gene encoding enhancer of mRNA-decapping protein 4 isoform X6, with translation MASSCASIDIEDATQHLRDILKLDRPAGGPSAESQRPSNAYNGDLNGLLVPDPLCSSDGTSTNKPGLRAMPPINLQEKQVICLLGDDSSTCIGILAKEVEIVASSDSSISSKARGSNKVKIQPVAKYDWEQKYYYGNLIAVSNSFLAYAIRAANNGSAMVRVISVSTSERTLLKGFTGSVADLAFAHLNSPQLACLDEAGNLFVWRLALVNGKIQEEILVHIRQPEGTPLNHFRRIIWCPFIPEESEDCCEEGSPTVALLHEDRAEVWDLDMLRSNHSTWPVDVSQIKQGFIVVKGHSTCLSEGALSPDGTVLATASHDGFVKFWQIYIEGQDEPRCLHEWKPHDGRPLSCLLFCDNHKKQDPEVPFWRFLITGADQNRELKMWCTVSWTCLQTIRFSPDIFSSVSVPPSLKVCLDLSAEYLILSDVQRKVLYVMELLQNQEEGRACFSSISEFLLTHPVLSFGIQVVSRCRLRHTEVLPAEEENDSLGADGTHGAGAMESAAGVLIKLFCVHTKALQDVQIRFQPQLNPDVVVPLPTHPAHEDFAFGESRPELASEGLGSATHGSQSDLRRIVELPAPADFLSLSSETKPKLMTPDAFMTPSTSLQQIAASPSSSSSSSSSSSLTAVSAMSSTSAVDPSLPRPPEELTLSPKLQLDGGLTISSSSSLQASPRSLLPGLLPSPADKLPPKGPGQVPTAASTLSLELQEVEPLGLPQASPSRTRSPDVISSASTALSQDIPEIASEALSRGFGSSAPEGLEPDSMASAASALHLLSPRPRPGPELGPQLSLDGGPGDGDRHSTPSLLEAALTQEATAPDSQVWPTAPDITRETCSSLAESPRNGLQEKHKSLAFHRPPYHLLQQHDSQDASAEQSDHDDEVASLASAAGGFGTKVPTPRLPAKDWKTKGSPRASPKLKRKGKKDDGDSSVGSRLTEHQVAEAPEDWPTLIWQQQRELAQLRHSQEELLQRLCTQLEGLQSTVTGHVERALESRHEQEQRRLERALAEGQQRGGQLQEQLTQQLSQALSSAVAGRLERSIRDEIKKTVPPCVSRSLEPVAGQLSNSVATKLTAVEGSMKENISKLLKSKNLTDAIARAAADTLQGPMQAAYREAFQSVVLPAFEKSCQAMFQQINDSFRLGTQEYLQQLESHMKSRKAREQEAREPVLAQLRGLVSTLQGATEQMAATVSSSVRAEVQHQLHVAVGSLQEAILAQVQRIVKGEVSVALKEQQAAVTSSIMQAMRSAAGTPVPTTHLDCQAQQAHILQLLQQGHLNQAFQQALTAADLNLVLYVCETVDPGQVFGQPPCPLSQPVLLSLIQQLASDLGTRTDLKLSYLEEAVMHLDHSDPITRDHMGSVMAQVRQKLFQFLQAEPHNSLGKAARRLSLMLHGLMTPSLP